Proteins encoded by one window of Streptomyces uncialis:
- a CDS encoding DUF317 domain-containing protein: MITKAPEKGPGSWLVTTLEKRNGVPLWRAWFSRHTPPRLVTAFTRALGDPAPLVQDPWACRPTSAACRGGVRSRRRRWPTRRSTASSS, from the coding sequence ATGATCACGAAGGCCCCCGAGAAGGGTCCCGGGAGCTGGCTGGTCACGACCCTCGAAAAGAGGAACGGCGTTCCTCTGTGGCGGGCCTGGTTCAGCCGTCACACGCCCCCGCGTCTCGTCACGGCGTTCACCCGCGCGCTGGGCGACCCAGCGCCGCTGGTCCAGGACCCCTGGGCCTGCCGCCCAACGTCTGCGGCCTGTCGCGGAGGCGTGCGGTCCCGGCGGAGGAGGTGGCCCACGCGCCGGAGCACCGCGTCCAGCAGCTGA
- a CDS encoding tyrosine-type recombinase/integrase: MELRHELIEGRAELPRVGAVVPARGVHPPYIVVNAYDDEIEAATAYLRDLALNDCSPLTVRSYGYGLLRWFRLLWLLGVAWEKATESEVAVLAGWLRTASNPQRQRTQAGGAAPGSVNLRTGKPALRAGYAPRTINHALSVVSGFYGFHAHQGNGPVVNPVPISPQRRRALAHRSPLEARAVVGRARLRQKVSDRPPRSIPDRLWDELFDRMGCERDRALLEFYVSSGARAVELLGVGVDDIDWAGKRIYVISKGTREREAVPASPQAFLRLARYLDEAGTPSRGESVWRTRRGSDRPLSYWAMRRIMQRANELLGTNWTLHDLRHTAASRMANGGKLTPVEVQAIMRHANIQTTSRYLTARVEEMFDKLAEHYSTPRPATSYPTGYSADDIKAVFGA, encoded by the coding sequence GTGGAACTGCGACATGAACTGATCGAGGGGCGGGCCGAGCTGCCCCGGGTGGGGGCCGTTGTCCCCGCTCGGGGCGTCCACCCGCCGTACATCGTCGTGAACGCGTACGACGACGAGATCGAGGCGGCCACCGCCTACCTGCGGGACCTGGCGCTGAACGACTGCAGCCCGTTGACGGTACGCAGCTACGGGTACGGCCTGTTGCGGTGGTTCCGGCTGCTGTGGCTGTTGGGGGTGGCGTGGGAGAAGGCGACCGAGTCTGAGGTCGCGGTGCTGGCGGGATGGCTGCGGACGGCCTCGAATCCGCAGCGCCAGCGGACGCAGGCAGGTGGCGCCGCGCCGGGGTCGGTGAACCTGAGGACCGGCAAGCCTGCGCTGCGTGCTGGGTATGCGCCCAGGACGATCAACCACGCGTTGTCGGTGGTGAGCGGCTTCTACGGGTTCCACGCCCATCAGGGCAACGGGCCGGTGGTCAATCCCGTCCCCATCTCTCCGCAGCGTCGGCGGGCCCTCGCCCACCGGAGCCCGTTGGAGGCACGGGCGGTCGTGGGGCGGGCCCGGCTGCGGCAGAAGGTCTCGGACCGGCCGCCCCGCTCAATCCCGGATCGGCTTTGGGACGAGCTGTTCGACCGCATGGGCTGCGAGCGCGACCGCGCCCTGCTGGAGTTCTACGTCTCCAGCGGCGCCCGAGCGGTCGAGTTGCTCGGGGTCGGGGTGGACGACATCGATTGGGCCGGCAAGCGGATCTACGTGATCTCCAAGGGCACCCGGGAGAGGGAAGCGGTGCCGGCCTCGCCGCAGGCATTCCTCCGGCTAGCCCGCTACCTCGACGAGGCGGGCACGCCGTCACGGGGCGAGTCGGTCTGGCGGACCCGGCGCGGGAGTGATCGCCCCCTGTCCTACTGGGCGATGCGCCGGATCATGCAGCGCGCGAACGAGCTGCTGGGCACGAACTGGACCCTGCACGACCTTCGGCACACGGCGGCGTCCCGGATGGCCAACGGCGGGAAACTCACCCCGGTCGAGGTCCAGGCCATCATGCGGCACGCCAACATCCAGACCACCAGCCGCTACCTGACCGCCCGGGTGGAGGAGATGTTCGACAAGCTCGCCGAGCACTACAGCACTCCCCGGCCCGCGACGAGCTATCCCACCGGGTACTCCGCGGACGACATCAAGGCGGTGTTCGGTGCCTAG
- a CDS encoding DUF317 domain-containing protein, which yields MLSRQQLDVFADDHTGILDDIAPRYLAGPGDARHITHALAAAGWKVRSDPLAPVVDLVSPDLRYRLRHEPQTMAGGAVWRLRSNDPHEHWYAQFTAIPAEILAGLTDQLVLPRPVKEPPCVWDLLADADWSHTTSHGDGAEARSPDALVSVEHRRIAEGYEGRAWRIEVRPRPDEGPVIWTAWIAYEPPPHLISALAATLADPAPLQRTWTQNRAHYSARRTESRVTSEAHVAAHRARIETVRARVRAARRANSPASTTPSPAPPPSLRQAR from the coding sequence GTGCTGAGCCGGCAGCAGTTGGACGTCTTCGCCGACGATCACACCGGAATCCTCGACGACATCGCACCCCGGTATCTGGCCGGGCCGGGGGACGCCCGCCACATCACCCACGCGCTGGCCGCCGCCGGGTGGAAAGTCAGGTCCGATCCGCTCGCCCCGGTGGTCGACCTGGTCAGCCCCGACCTGCGCTACCGGCTGCGGCACGAGCCGCAGACCATGGCGGGCGGTGCGGTGTGGCGCCTGCGTAGCAACGACCCTCACGAACACTGGTACGCGCAGTTCACCGCGATCCCCGCGGAGATCCTCGCCGGCCTCACGGACCAGCTAGTCCTGCCGCGCCCGGTAAAGGAGCCGCCCTGTGTGTGGGATCTGCTGGCCGACGCCGACTGGAGCCACACCACCTCGCACGGCGACGGCGCCGAGGCCCGGTCTCCCGACGCGCTGGTCAGCGTCGAGCACCGGCGGATCGCTGAGGGCTACGAGGGTCGCGCGTGGCGGATCGAGGTCCGGCCCAGGCCGGACGAAGGGCCGGTGATCTGGACCGCCTGGATCGCGTACGAGCCCCCGCCGCACCTGATCAGCGCACTGGCGGCCACGCTCGCCGACCCCGCGCCGCTGCAGCGCACCTGGACACAGAACAGGGCGCACTACAGCGCCCGGCGCACCGAGAGCCGGGTGACCTCCGAGGCGCACGTCGCGGCCCACCGCGCCCGTATCGAGACGGTCCGCGCCAGAGTCCGGGCCGCCCGCCGCGCCAACTCCCCGGCCAGCACGACGCCTTCACCCGCCCCACCCCCATCGCTACGACAGGCAAGGTGA
- a CDS encoding type IV secretory system conjugative DNA transfer family protein — translation MPNSPSASSSPGTDLAFKALLGTFAVAVPTANAAWLSGNLTARITGEPWAPYQPADALLHPDRLWPGIGETSLLIGCRIVPAAFLILLAVIATLCWRQHRGGSSGRKVAGMAKAKDVEPLLAKAITAKARSLRPSLKEAKSIPPADTGILLGNLAGTRTEVRMGYEDVAVAIMAPRSGKTTSLAIPSILTAPGPVLLTSNKAAQDAFTTTVDARATVGRVWTMDPQQIAHAARKMWWNPLDSAKTLDGAGRLAGHFLAASVDASQQGDFWSKAGSNILSQLFLAAALDERPITDVMDWLAFPANRAPLDILRDHGFAAVAAQLKGTVEGPPETRDGIYETARQYAAALLNTEIARWVTPQEDVPEFRPGDFVTSKDTLYLLSKDGGGGASALIAACADSVMRAATAQAERAGGRLDPPMLAILDEAANVCKISDLPDLYSHLGSRGIIPVTILQSYRQGQKVWGDAGMDAMWSASTIKVIGAGIDDPDFADKLSRLIGDHDVETKSTSTSDSGTSTSISMRQERILPADAIRALAKGTALLFATGMRAAMLDLRPWYQERGADALSAASARASKAITARAIGKHNPQPDDYDTAA, via the coding sequence TTGCCGAACTCCCCTTCCGCCTCCAGCAGCCCGGGCACCGACCTGGCCTTCAAAGCCCTCCTCGGCACCTTCGCCGTCGCTGTCCCGACCGCCAACGCCGCCTGGCTCAGCGGCAACCTCACCGCCCGCATCACCGGTGAACCCTGGGCCCCCTACCAGCCCGCCGACGCACTCCTCCACCCCGACCGGCTCTGGCCCGGCATCGGAGAAACATCCCTGCTCATCGGATGCCGGATCGTCCCCGCCGCGTTTCTGATCCTGCTCGCCGTGATCGCCACCCTGTGCTGGCGGCAGCACAGAGGCGGCAGCAGCGGCCGGAAGGTCGCCGGGATGGCCAAGGCGAAGGACGTCGAACCGCTGCTCGCCAAAGCCATAACCGCCAAGGCCCGCTCCCTGCGCCCCAGCCTCAAGGAGGCGAAGTCCATCCCTCCGGCCGACACCGGGATACTCCTCGGCAACCTGGCCGGGACCCGTACCGAGGTGCGGATGGGGTACGAGGACGTCGCCGTCGCGATCATGGCCCCCCGCTCCGGCAAGACCACCAGCCTGGCGATCCCCTCCATCCTCACCGCCCCGGGCCCGGTCCTCCTCACCAGCAACAAGGCCGCGCAGGACGCATTCACCACCACCGTGGACGCACGCGCAACCGTCGGCCGGGTGTGGACGATGGACCCCCAGCAGATCGCCCACGCCGCCCGGAAGATGTGGTGGAACCCCCTCGACTCCGCGAAGACACTCGACGGCGCCGGCAGGCTCGCCGGCCACTTCCTCGCCGCGTCCGTGGACGCGAGCCAGCAGGGCGACTTCTGGTCCAAAGCCGGATCCAACATCCTGTCCCAGCTGTTCCTGGCCGCCGCACTCGACGAACGGCCGATCACCGACGTCATGGACTGGCTCGCCTTCCCCGCGAACCGGGCCCCGCTGGACATCCTGCGCGACCACGGTTTCGCGGCTGTCGCCGCCCAGCTCAAGGGCACCGTCGAAGGACCGCCCGAGACCCGCGACGGCATCTACGAGACCGCCCGCCAGTACGCCGCCGCACTCCTCAACACCGAGATCGCCCGCTGGGTCACCCCCCAGGAAGACGTACCGGAGTTCCGACCAGGCGACTTCGTCACCAGCAAGGACACCTTGTACCTGCTGTCGAAGGACGGCGGAGGCGGAGCGAGCGCGCTCATCGCCGCGTGCGCGGACTCCGTCATGCGGGCCGCGACCGCCCAGGCCGAACGCGCCGGCGGTCGACTCGACCCGCCGATGCTCGCGATCCTCGACGAGGCCGCCAACGTGTGCAAGATCAGCGATCTGCCCGACCTCTACTCCCACCTCGGATCGCGCGGAATCATCCCGGTCACCATCCTCCAGTCCTACCGCCAGGGCCAGAAAGTGTGGGGCGACGCGGGCATGGACGCCATGTGGTCCGCGTCCACCATCAAGGTCATCGGGGCCGGGATCGACGACCCCGACTTCGCGGACAAGCTGTCCCGGCTGATCGGGGACCACGACGTCGAGACCAAATCGACCTCCACCAGCGATTCCGGCACGTCCACCAGCATCAGCATGCGGCAGGAACGCATCCTGCCCGCCGACGCCATCCGCGCCCTCGCCAAGGGCACCGCCCTGCTGTTCGCGACCGGCATGCGCGCCGCAATGCTCGACCTGCGCCCCTGGTACCAGGAACGCGGCGCCGACGCCCTGTCCGCCGCGTCCGCACGGGCATCGAAGGCGATCACCGCCCGAGCCATCGGCAAGCACAACCCTCAGCCGGACGACTACGACACCGCCGCATAG